One Legionella lansingensis genomic region harbors:
- the dapE gene encoding succinyl-diaminopimelate desuccinylase — translation MNKIKTLLTKLVEFPSITPNDADCQEFMIAFLEGLGFQCQRFNNPPVSNFFARLGQGSPLLVFAGHTDVVPVGEVDKWRTDPFIVEEIDGLLYGRGTADMKGSLASMMLMATRFVENLSHFTGSLGFLITSGEEGDEFALGTPYVMSELHKQGVKPDFCVIGEPSSSQLLGDVIRIGRRGSLTGKLILHGKQGHVAYPHLAQNPIHNISPVLAELTSRTWDTGNQYFPPTSLQITHIKAGGHGGNIIPGELTLHFNFRFSTEQSADTLKAAVESCFKNHGLLPTIEWTLNGEPFLTAQGKLLESCIRAIQQVTNRTPELSTGGGTSDGRFIAPYGVEVIELGPLNGTIHQVNECVSLNDLGVLSSIYYSICEQLLH, via the coding sequence ATGAATAAAATAAAAACCCTGCTCACTAAACTTGTGGAATTCCCCTCGATTACGCCCAATGATGCCGATTGTCAAGAGTTTATGATTGCTTTTCTTGAAGGACTGGGTTTTCAATGCCAGCGCTTTAACAATCCACCTGTCAGCAATTTTTTTGCACGCTTGGGTCAAGGATCCCCACTATTAGTGTTTGCTGGCCACACCGATGTCGTTCCAGTAGGTGAAGTGGACAAATGGCGTACAGACCCATTTATTGTGGAAGAAATTGATGGCCTCCTTTATGGCCGTGGCACAGCAGATATGAAAGGAAGTCTTGCCTCCATGATGCTTATGGCCACACGCTTTGTGGAAAATCTCTCTCATTTTACAGGAAGTCTTGGCTTTCTCATTACCAGTGGAGAAGAAGGCGATGAATTTGCTTTAGGAACCCCCTATGTTATGTCTGAGCTCCATAAGCAAGGGGTTAAACCCGATTTCTGTGTAATAGGCGAACCTTCAAGTAGTCAATTATTGGGAGATGTTATTAGAATCGGTCGACGTGGATCATTAACAGGCAAATTAATCTTGCACGGAAAACAAGGGCATGTTGCCTACCCTCATCTTGCTCAAAATCCCATCCATAATATAAGTCCGGTTCTTGCAGAGCTAACTTCAAGAACATGGGATACAGGCAATCAATATTTTCCACCAACCTCCTTGCAAATTACTCATATTAAAGCTGGTGGCCATGGGGGTAATATTATTCCTGGTGAACTAACCCTACATTTTAATTTCCGATTTTCAACTGAGCAATCTGCTGATACATTGAAAGCAGCCGTCGAATCCTGTTTTAAAAACCATGGATTACTACCTACTATCGAATGGACATTGAATGGCGAGCCTTTTTTAACGGCACAGGGCAAATTGTTGGAGAGTTGTATTAGAGCTATTCAGCAAGTGACTAATAGAACCCCTGAATTGTCAACCGGCGGAGGAACTTCAGATGGCCGCTTTATTGCACCCTACGGGGTTGAAGTCATTGAATTAGGTCCATTGAATGGAACCATTCATCAAGTGAATGAATGTGTGTCATTGAACGACCTGGGTGTTTTGAGTTCTATTTACTACAGTATCTGCGAACAGCTTTTACATTGA
- a CDS encoding dicarboxylate/amino acid:cation symporter, with translation MCAQHSSKKKWLSTPVLYAIMIILGLLSGYSDFPLLKTFGLFIADVFIKIFKCISLPIIALSIIVTLANYRADGAMRKIWRRAMSYTLGTTLIAAAISCLLYLLIQPGMVGIIKQTPVAPETTKLGYFEHIANLIPSSILAPFLEHQVMGVLLIGIVVGVAIRFIPEPEARQTITQFFRGAHGLFMVITNWIIAVIPIGLYGFITTTVVQLRDGVAIKGIGEYLLIVVLANLIQGLVVLPLWLKSQGIKPFAAFKGMLPALSVAFFSKSSVGTLPVTMETAEKNLQVKPEVSRFVLPLCTSLNMNGCAAFIFATVIYLMQNHGIVISLPMMALWVVIATIAAIGNAGVPMGCFFLSASLLASMNVPITLMGVILPFYSLIDMLETSLNVWSDSCVAKVVNEKVNADQYLAQQLPAISPELVTE, from the coding sequence ATGTGTGCACAACATTCTTCAAAGAAAAAGTGGTTAAGTACTCCAGTGTTATACGCTATTATGATCATTCTTGGTTTACTTAGCGGTTATTCGGATTTCCCTTTATTAAAAACATTTGGGCTATTTATCGCAGATGTCTTTATCAAGATATTTAAATGCATTAGTTTACCCATTATCGCTCTCTCCATCATCGTCACTTTAGCCAATTATCGTGCGGATGGTGCCATGCGAAAAATTTGGCGTCGAGCCATGTCTTATACATTGGGGACAACCCTGATTGCTGCAGCAATTAGCTGTCTTTTGTATTTGCTTATTCAGCCTGGTATGGTTGGTATTATAAAGCAAACCCCGGTTGCTCCTGAAACCACCAAACTTGGCTACTTCGAGCATATTGCTAACCTTATTCCATCGAGTATTCTGGCACCTTTTTTAGAACATCAGGTTATGGGCGTATTGTTGATTGGGATAGTCGTGGGAGTGGCTATACGGTTTATTCCTGAGCCTGAGGCTAGACAGACTATTACGCAATTTTTCCGTGGAGCGCATGGACTGTTCATGGTAATAACCAATTGGATTATCGCAGTTATTCCTATAGGTTTATACGGATTTATTACCACAACGGTAGTACAACTGCGGGATGGTGTGGCAATTAAAGGGATTGGGGAGTATTTGCTAATTGTCGTTCTTGCGAACTTAATTCAAGGGTTAGTTGTCCTGCCATTATGGTTAAAGTCACAAGGGATAAAACCCTTCGCAGCTTTTAAAGGCATGTTGCCTGCGCTGTCTGTTGCTTTTTTCTCAAAATCATCAGTGGGTACACTACCTGTGACTATGGAAACGGCAGAGAAAAACTTACAAGTTAAGCCTGAGGTAAGCCGTTTTGTATTACCGCTATGCACCAGCCTGAATATGAACGGTTGTGCGGCATTTATTTTTGCAACAGTTATTTACCTTATGCAAAATCACGGTATCGTCATTTCCTTGCCTATGATGGCATTGTGGGTGGTGATTGCCACTATAGCAGCAATAGGTAATGCTGGAGTTCCAATGGGTTGCTTCTTCTTAAGCGCTAGTTTGCTCGCCAGTATGAATGTACCTATTACCTTAATGGGGGTCATTTTACCGTTTTATAGTCTTATCGATATGCTTGAAACGTCATTAAACGTTTGGTCTGATTCTTGTGTGGCCAAAGTTGTTAATGAAAAAGTGAATGCTGATCAATACTTGGCCCAACAGCTGCCTGCTATTAGCCCTGAACTGGTGACGGAGTAG
- a CDS encoding GNAT family N-acetyltransferase, with product MNAQLIDLFYQCEDYFFKAISRESFILENETAVYITGVPVASLNLVVMHKDINNLKDFLCECDQFFCAKNLPWAAVLSEHYLEHELEESLARLYFEDAENATPMVIAINKKPQFEPQVDRLVKSTDTNLKAWMLPLIEAFHSTEELTALYLQTHEHALSKPSQLRHLTLFIDDDPISSLTLSFTNNVARIDDFGTVPSYQGKGYGRYLLSYALEEVKKLGVELCFLEAAETSLSLYKKMGFTSLFRRKYLWNFLR from the coding sequence ATGAATGCACAATTAATAGACCTTTTCTATCAGTGCGAAGACTATTTCTTCAAAGCGATAAGCCGAGAATCCTTCATCTTAGAGAATGAGACTGCAGTTTATATAACCGGTGTGCCTGTAGCAAGCTTAAATCTTGTTGTCATGCATAAGGACATCAATAACCTCAAAGATTTTCTTTGCGAGTGCGACCAATTTTTTTGCGCGAAAAATTTACCCTGGGCTGCGGTACTCTCTGAACATTATTTAGAGCATGAACTGGAGGAATCTTTGGCTCGTCTTTACTTTGAAGACGCTGAAAATGCAACACCAATGGTTATTGCGATTAATAAGAAACCGCAGTTTGAACCGCAAGTGGATCGATTAGTTAAATCGACTGACACGAATTTAAAAGCCTGGATGTTACCCTTGATAGAAGCTTTTCATTCCACAGAAGAATTAACCGCTCTTTATCTACAAACTCATGAACACGCACTGAGTAAACCATCACAACTGCGCCATTTAACCTTGTTTATTGATGACGACCCCATATCCTCCCTAACGCTTTCTTTTACCAACAATGTTGCGCGCATCGATGATTTTGGAACCGTACCTTCTTATCAAGGAAAAGGTTACGGCCGCTATTTATTGTCTTACGCTTTAGAAGAGGTAAAAAAATTAGGAGTAGAGCTTTGTTTTCTAGAAGCAGCGGAAACCAGTTTGTCCCTATATAAAAAAATGGGGTTCACATCACTTTTTAGAAGAAAATACTTGTGGAATTTCTTGAGGTAG
- a CDS encoding glycoside hydrolase family 3 protein has translation MTTLRQQIAQMLIMGFSGTTIDQSSPVRRWINQDGIGGVLLFDYDVSQQRQGKNLVDRTQIQHLTNQLQQAALSSHQQMKLPLFIAIDYEGGTVDRLKHVPGCTSTISPCEQAMLSRTDFRIEANKMAENIKSLGFNLNFAPVVDLELTKEHGIIGKLGRSFSSRPDRVSAIAKSFVDTHAKHEIVCCYKHFPGHGSALGDTHADFVDVTDTFQSAELEPYRIMAKEKSFPAMVMTAHVINRKLDPSGLPATLSKTMLSLLRQELGFDGVVISDDLQMHAIAKHYSLQDALCLTINAGADMLIFANQLGEITAGEVIDKIEELVSLKVISSERIAQAYARIVRLKQFYSCKRNFVQN, from the coding sequence GTGACAACCTTAAGACAGCAAATTGCACAGATGCTAATCATGGGGTTCTCAGGAACAACAATTGATCAATCCAGTCCTGTCAGACGTTGGATAAATCAGGATGGGATAGGCGGTGTTTTGTTATTTGACTATGATGTAAGCCAGCAACGCCAGGGTAAGAATCTCGTGGATCGTACTCAAATTCAACATTTGACGAATCAACTTCAGCAAGCTGCACTTTCAAGTCATCAACAAATGAAACTCCCTCTTTTTATCGCCATTGACTATGAGGGAGGGACGGTTGATCGTTTAAAGCATGTGCCGGGGTGTACGTCTACGATAAGTCCCTGTGAACAAGCCATGCTTTCAAGAACGGATTTTCGTATTGAAGCTAATAAGATGGCAGAAAATATAAAATCCTTAGGTTTTAATCTTAACTTTGCCCCAGTGGTGGATTTAGAGCTCACAAAAGAACATGGCATCATAGGGAAGTTAGGACGTAGTTTCTCTTCCCGGCCCGACAGGGTTAGTGCGATTGCTAAATCATTTGTGGATACTCATGCTAAACATGAGATTGTTTGTTGCTACAAACATTTTCCAGGTCATGGTAGTGCCTTGGGAGATACTCATGCTGACTTTGTTGATGTCACTGACACGTTTCAGTCGGCTGAGCTTGAGCCCTATAGGATTATGGCCAAGGAGAAGAGTTTTCCGGCAATGGTTATGACAGCCCATGTCATTAACCGCAAGCTTGATCCTAGTGGCTTACCGGCGACCTTATCAAAAACAATGTTATCCCTATTGCGACAAGAACTTGGTTTTGACGGTGTAGTCATTAGTGATGATTTACAGATGCATGCTATAGCCAAACACTATTCTTTGCAGGATGCGTTGTGTTTAACGATTAATGCAGGAGCTGACATGTTAATTTTTGCTAATCAATTAGGAGAAATTACTGCCGGTGAAGTGATCGATAAGATAGAAGAGCTTGTCAGTTTAAAAGTAATATCATCGGAACGTATCGCACAAGCTTATGCGAGAATAGTGCGCTTAAAGCAATTTTATAGCTGCAAAAGGAATTTCGTGCAAAATTAA